The Apium graveolens cultivar Ventura chromosome 6, ASM990537v1, whole genome shotgun sequence genome contains a region encoding:
- the LOC141664867 gene encoding uncharacterized protein LOC141664867, producing the protein MAGNITNTSSQPSISIFRGEKYHLWSLKMKTMFKSQELWIWVGKGYDEPNPAPAVPDQQLRDNRKKDAKALFFIQSALDGDIFSRISSANSAHGAWEILKQEYLGDARVIKVRLQTFRSDFAKLVMGEKEYVQTYLSRVTEIVSQMRSYGEEISNENIVSKVLRSLNENWNNIVPAIEESKDLSTFKL; encoded by the coding sequence ATGGCAGGAAACATTACGAACACATCTTCTCAGCCCTCAATTTCCATCTTTAGAGGTGAAAAATATCATTTGTGGAGTCTTAAAATGAAGACTATGTTTAAATCCCAAGAATTATGGATTTGGGTGGGCAAAGGTTATGATGAACCAAATCCAGCACCGGCCGTGCCCGATCAGCAACTGAGGGACAACCGCAAAAAGGATGCCAAGGCGTTGTTCTTCATTCAATCGGCATTAGATGGCGATATTTTTTCACGAATTTCATCTGCTAATAGTGCACATGGAGCATGGGAGATACTCAAACAGGAGTATTTGGGTGATGCGAGGGTAATTAAGGTACGATTGCAAACTTTTCGCAGTGATTTTGCTAAATTGGTCATGGGAGAGAAAGAGTATGTTCAAACTTATTTGTCTAGAGTGACTGAAATTGTCAGTCAGATGAGATCGTATGGTGAAGAGATTAGCAATGAAAATATTGTGAGTAAAGTACTAAGAAGCTTGAATGAAAACTGGAATAATATTGTTCCTGCAATTGAAGAGTCAAAGGATTTATCCACTTTtaaactttga